Proteins encoded within one genomic window of Streptomyces rubradiris:
- a CDS encoding SRPBCC family protein: protein MSEQPGFVYVTYIASTPDKVWEALTDADLTGLYWGHRNVSDWRPGSRWEHVRADGSGVADVVGRVVESEPPARLVTTWAAPGEEGREDRHSRVTFAIRQYEDIVRLTVTHDDLTDEGERSAVASGWPAVLSNLKSLLETGRPLPQEPWRVPAG from the coding sequence ACGTCACCTACATCGCGAGCACTCCCGACAAGGTCTGGGAGGCGCTCACCGACGCCGACCTGACGGGCCTCTACTGGGGGCACCGGAACGTCTCCGACTGGCGGCCCGGTTCCCGCTGGGAGCATGTGCGCGCCGACGGCTCCGGCGTCGCCGACGTGGTCGGCCGGGTGGTGGAGAGCGAGCCGCCGGCCCGGCTGGTGACCACCTGGGCCGCGCCCGGTGAGGAGGGTCGCGAGGACCGGCACTCCAGGGTCACCTTCGCGATCCGGCAGTACGAGGACATCGTCCGGCTGACCGTCACGCACGACGACCTGACCGACGAGGGCGAGCGTTCCGCCGTCGCGTCCGGCTGGCCGGCCGTGCTGTCCAACCTCAAGTCGCTGCTGGAGACCGGTCGGCCCCTGCCGCAGGAGCCGTGGCGGGTGCCGGCCGGCTGA
- a CDS encoding SPW repeat protein yields MADLHRGDISSHPDVSEMRDRYARVLGGRDVALVDGPVFLLGLYCAASPWILHYTASQPALVTHNLIVGIAIGLLALGFTRAPERMYGLSWAMCAMGLWMIIAPWIVGSRPDAGVIVNNIVIGALALVLGLVCAGTAAKSTPRP; encoded by the coding sequence ATGGCCGACTTGCACAGGGGTGACATCTCGAGCCACCCCGATGTCTCCGAAATGCGGGACCGCTACGCCCGCGTACTCGGTGGTCGTGATGTGGCGCTCGTGGACGGGCCGGTGTTCCTGCTCGGCCTGTACTGTGCCGCGTCCCCGTGGATCCTGCACTACACGGCGAGCCAGCCCGCCCTCGTCACCCACAACCTGATCGTGGGCATAGCGATCGGCCTGCTGGCCCTGGGATTCACCCGGGCGCCCGAGCGGATGTACGGCCTGAGCTGGGCCATGTGTGCCATGGGCCTCTGGATGATCATCGCCCCGTGGATCGTCGGCAGCCGCCCGGACGCGGGCGTCATCGTCAACAACATCGTCATCGGAGCCCTGGCCCTCGTCCTCGGACTGGTGTGCGCCGGTACGGCCGCGAAGAGCACGCCCAGGCCGTAG